A region from the Cannabis sativa cultivar Pink pepper isolate KNU-18-1 chromosome 9, ASM2916894v1, whole genome shotgun sequence genome encodes:
- the LOC115722941 gene encoding rRNA-processing protein EFG1 codes for MAHGGYANRRAKPPGRRSKSLAAEKKKPKPVSLKNQIRSVERMLRKDLPVEVREAQQKKLEGLRKQQEIHSRLAIERKIFLRDRKIKFFERRKIERRIRRLEKLQRASSGQAQDAETAEQLSKLKEDLEYVRFFPKTEKYVALFIGSDDTELIAKRNRLRELIKANLVAAAASGKDLEETGSEDDGLLDMSEDDFFLAGSSSDEADADDEWTDKSTREQASSASGKAASASASGMSSDERKASSASGKAASASGVSSDERNYQRHISARALMPPPRPSTKSFSNEVRGKSKFAPSSSRNFSTHRGDVSTSTATSNSLSGSSFKSRGSSNSGTTQGSNLSSNSDAYKPRRKRRPKKKKQQG; via the exons ATGGCTCATGGAGGCTACGCCAACCGCAGGGCCAAACCCCCGGGGCGTCGATCCAAGTCTTTGGCCGCTGAGAAAAAGAAACCTAAGCCCGTCTCTCTCAAGAACCAGATTCGCTCCGTTGAGCGCATGCTTCGTAAG GATCTTCCGGTGGAAGTTAGGGAAGCTCAGCAAAAGAAGTTAGAAGGGCTCAGAAAACAACAGGAAATTCATTCTCGCCTTGCTATTGAACGAAAAATATTCTTGAGGGACAGGAAAATAAAGTTTTTTG AGAGAAGAAAGATAGAAAGAAGAATAAGGCGTTTAGAGAAACTCCAACGTGCTTCATCTGGTCAAGCACAAGATGCAGAAACTGCTGAGCAGCTTTCTAAATTGAAAGAAGATCTTGAATATGTTCGG TTCTTTCCAAAGACTGAGAAGTATGTCGCACTGTTTATTGGAAGTGATGACACAGAACTGATTGCTAAAAGAAATAGGCTGCGTGAGCTAATTAAAGCCAATTTAGTTGCTGCTGCAGCTAGTGGAAAGGATTTAGAAG AAACTGGGAGCGAGGATGATGGGCTATTGGATATGAGTGAAGATGATTTCTTTCTAGCTGGAAGCTCTAGTGACGAAGCAGATGCAGATGATGAATGGACAGATAAAAGTACAag GGAGCAGGCTTCTAGTGCTTCCGGAAAAGCAGCATCTGCATCTGCATCTGGCATGTCTAGTGATGAAAGAAAGGCTTCTAGTGCTTCTGGAAAAGCAGCATCTGCGTCTGGTGTGTCTAGCGATGAAAGAAATTATCAG AGACATATCTCCGCAAGAGCCTTAATGCCTCCTCCACGACCATCGACTAAGTCTTTCTCAAACGAAGTTCGTGGCAAGTCAAAATTTGCTCCTTCTTCTAGCAGAAATTTCTCTACACATAGGGGTGACGTTTCTACATCCACTGCTACTTCAAATAGCCTAAGCGGGTCCTCCTTCAAGTCTAGGGGATCCTCAAACTCTGGAACAACTCAAGGAAGCAATTTAAGCTCCAACTCAGATGCTTACAAACCTCGAAGAAAGAGGAggccaaagaagaagaagcagcaG GGATGA